In one Massilia endophytica genomic region, the following are encoded:
- a CDS encoding NnrS family protein, which produces MNFLTIEEPAPPLETAYPVWSGRHAFWALGFRPFYVLAALLAASAVPAWLARYFGWLTVLPNITLGWHMHEMVFGFAIAVVVGFLFTAGRAWTGLWTPRGLHLAALALLWIAGRAAMLTAPPPLAAAVDMLFLPLAAWSMFRVLQRAGNKRNMFLVGLLALLTAANGVFHAAALGWIPLSEIAPIHAGILLVVQIEAVIGGRVIPMFTDNAAGGPKAVVRPRGDRVALGLLAAASASWIFGVPGAVTAALALAAAAASARRLAGWKPLRSVPIPLLWILHLSYAWIPAGFVLLALAALGMGAASTAFHALAVGSMAGLIVGMMTRTTLGHTGRKLVAGKAETAMYLLIQAGAAARVAAGIAPPSWREAALMLSGSCWSLAFVLFLLVYTPYLWRRRLDGKEG; this is translated from the coding sequence ATGAACTTTCTGACCATCGAAGAACCGGCGCCACCGCTGGAAACGGCTTATCCTGTCTGGAGCGGCAGGCATGCGTTCTGGGCGCTCGGATTCAGGCCCTTCTATGTACTGGCGGCGCTGCTCGCCGCAAGCGCAGTGCCAGCATGGCTGGCCCGCTATTTCGGCTGGCTTACGGTGCTGCCGAACATTACGCTGGGCTGGCATATGCACGAAATGGTGTTCGGCTTTGCCATTGCCGTCGTCGTCGGTTTCCTCTTCACGGCAGGGAGGGCCTGGACAGGACTGTGGACGCCGCGCGGCCTGCACCTGGCCGCGCTGGCCCTGCTGTGGATTGCCGGGCGTGCGGCCATGCTCACTGCACCGCCTCCCCTCGCGGCCGCGGTCGACATGCTCTTCCTGCCGCTCGCCGCCTGGTCGATGTTTCGCGTACTGCAGCGGGCTGGCAACAAGCGCAACATGTTCCTGGTTGGGCTGCTCGCCTTGCTCACGGCGGCCAATGGTGTGTTCCATGCGGCGGCCCTGGGCTGGATTCCCCTGTCCGAAATTGCGCCCATCCACGCGGGCATCCTGCTGGTCGTCCAGATCGAGGCGGTCATCGGCGGCCGTGTGATACCGATGTTCACCGATAATGCTGCGGGAGGGCCCAAGGCCGTGGTGCGGCCGCGCGGCGACAGGGTCGCCCTCGGCCTGCTCGCAGCCGCCAGCGCCAGCTGGATCTTCGGCGTTCCCGGCGCCGTGACGGCGGCGCTGGCCCTGGCGGCGGCCGCCGCCAGCGCGCGCCGCCTGGCCGGGTGGAAGCCGCTGCGCTCCGTGCCCATACCGCTGCTGTGGATTCTGCACCTCAGCTACGCATGGATACCGGCTGGCTTCGTGCTGCTGGCATTGGCCGCACTCGGCATGGGCGCCGCCAGCACGGCCTTCCATGCCCTGGCCGTCGGCTCGATGGCGGGCCTGATCGTCGGCATGATGACGCGCACGACCCTGGGCCACACTGGACGCAAGCTGGTGGCGGGCAAGGCGGAGACGGCAATGTATCTGCTTATCCAGGCCGGGGCGGCAGCCCGCGTGGCGGCAGGCATAGCCCCACCCAGCTGGCGGGAGGCCGCGCTGATGCTGTCCGGCAGCTGCTGGAGCCTGGCCTTCGTCCTGTTCCTGCTGGTGTACACGCCCTACCTCTGGCGCCGCCGCCTGGATGGCAAGGAAGGCTGA
- a CDS encoding substrate-binding periplasmic protein, whose amino-acid sequence MTDRRQILGLALALGALPPGHAEAARKLRIVTSHLPPLVYEKGQRQGALVEIVRELCRIAEVEPDIGFFPWPRALFMASKLPATAIFPLTRNVEREGRFRWLAPLYDEHYVFLAPRGGSFDTGQPSRMRGRKISLLRGAVQAAILRELGYENLVEASTIDEVHRFLVSGIADAAFGERNIIGASLKQRGAAGDFAVSAPIRSLTAWLAGSPDMPESEAERFSHALSMLKSQGRLQKIYRRYDLEN is encoded by the coding sequence ATGACAGACAGACGACAGATTTTGGGACTTGCCCTTGCTCTCGGCGCGCTTCCGCCTGGGCATGCGGAGGCCGCGCGCAAGCTGCGCATCGTGACCAGCCATTTGCCCCCGCTGGTGTACGAGAAGGGACAGCGCCAGGGTGCGCTGGTGGAAATCGTCCGGGAACTGTGCCGCATCGCTGAAGTGGAGCCGGATATCGGCTTCTTCCCCTGGCCGCGCGCCCTCTTCATGGCGAGCAAGCTGCCCGCGACGGCCATCTTCCCGCTCACGCGCAACGTGGAAAGGGAAGGCAGGTTCCGCTGGCTGGCCCCGCTCTACGACGAGCACTACGTGTTCCTTGCGCCGCGCGGCGGCAGCTTCGACACCGGGCAGCCCTCGCGCATGCGCGGCCGGAAGATTTCGCTATTGCGGGGAGCGGTGCAGGCGGCGATCCTGCGTGAACTGGGATATGAGAACCTGGTGGAGGCCTCGACGATCGACGAGGTGCACCGCTTCCTGGTGAGCGGAATCGCCGATGCCGCGTTCGGCGAACGCAATATCATCGGCGCGTCGCTGAAGCAGCGTGGCGCGGCTGGCGACTTTGCTGTGAGCGCGCCGATCCGCAGCCTGACCGCCTGGCTGGCTGGCTCGCCGGACATGCCGGAATCGGAAGCCGAGCGTTTCAGCCACGCGCTGTCGATGCTGAAGAGCCAGGGCAGGCTGCAGAAGATCTACCGGCGCTACGATCTGGAGAACTGA
- a CDS encoding SRPBCC domain-containing protein: MANANDVAFIIHREFKAPRELVFRTMMEAQHLKHWWGPKECTITVQRHEPRPGGIFHYCMTPRTGAVPGAEMWGRFDYHEITKPSRIVFVNGFADAQGTRIRIPMLPVWPLEVLNTITLEERDGCTQMTLQAVPVNASEAECAAFLAMHESMAQGYGGMFDLYQGYLVEADTSDREIVLERVLRAPRELVFEAFTDAKHIGQWWGPNGWTATTKSMDVRPGGSWRFDFDGPNGMHCADRIDYIEVQKPDRLVYRHGGDGDNQLAFHVTITFEEAGPGQTLLTMRSVFADPGALAEVKKYGAVEGGQQTISRLEAYLASR, from the coding sequence ATGGCAAACGCAAATGACGTGGCATTCATCATTCACCGTGAATTCAAGGCTCCCCGCGAGCTGGTATTCCGCACCATGATGGAAGCACAGCACCTGAAACACTGGTGGGGGCCCAAGGAGTGCACGATCACTGTGCAGCGCCATGAGCCCCGGCCGGGCGGCATCTTCCACTATTGCATGACGCCGCGCACCGGCGCCGTGCCGGGCGCGGAGATGTGGGGCCGCTTCGACTATCACGAAATCACGAAGCCCAGCCGCATCGTCTTCGTCAACGGCTTTGCGGACGCCCAGGGTACCCGCATCCGTATTCCCATGCTGCCCGTCTGGCCGCTCGAAGTGCTGAACACCATCACCCTGGAAGAACGCGACGGCTGCACGCAGATGACGCTGCAGGCCGTGCCCGTGAACGCGAGTGAAGCCGAATGCGCCGCATTCCTGGCAATGCATGAATCCATGGCGCAGGGCTACGGCGGCATGTTCGACCTTTACCAGGGCTATCTGGTGGAAGCGGATACTTCGGACCGCGAGATCGTGCTGGAGCGTGTGCTGCGCGCCCCGCGCGAACTGGTGTTCGAAGCCTTCACCGACGCGAAGCATATCGGGCAGTGGTGGGGGCCGAACGGCTGGACCGCCACCACCAAGAGCATGGATGTGCGCCCCGGCGGCAGCTGGCGCTTCGATTTCGATGGGCCGAACGGCATGCACTGCGCCGACCGTATCGACTACATTGAAGTGCAGAAGCCGGACCGCCTGGTGTACCGCCACGGCGGCGATGGCGACAACCAGCTCGCCTTCCATGTGACGATCACCTTCGAAGAGGCAGGTCCCGGCCAGACGCTGCTCACCATGCGCTCCGTGTTCGCCGATCCGGGCGCCCTGGCGGAAGTGAAAAAGTACGGTGCCGTGGAAGGCGGCCAGCAGACCATCAGCCGCCTGGAAGCGTACCTGGCTTCCCGCTAA
- a CDS encoding heavy-metal-associated domain-containing protein yields MQTATFTIPAMQTEAVAMEVAKALESVSGVDRVYITLAHARARIGFDETLASTQQLRTAVQSAGFLVADDAATAHSCCGGCGG; encoded by the coding sequence ATGCAAACAGCTACATTCACCATCCCCGCCATGCAGACCGAGGCCGTCGCCATGGAGGTGGCCAAGGCTCTGGAATCTGTGTCCGGCGTTGACCGGGTCTATATCACCCTGGCGCATGCGCGGGCGCGCATCGGTTTCGATGAAACGCTGGCGTCGACGCAGCAGCTCCGTACGGCAGTGCAATCGGCCGGCTTCCTTGTGGCCGACGATGCAGCCACCGCGCATTCCTGCTGCGGGGGTTGCGGAGGCTGA
- a CDS encoding ArsR/SmtB family transcription factor gives MENDHLSLTFAALADPTRRAILARLAEGEASVSELSEPFEISQPAITKHLKVLERAGLISRGRQAQWRPCRLEVQPLREATGWMDQYRQFWEESLDRLEDYLIELQAKETRHGKRK, from the coding sequence ATGGAAAACGACCATCTCAGCCTGACTTTCGCGGCCTTGGCCGACCCCACCCGCCGCGCCATCCTGGCCCGGCTGGCTGAGGGCGAAGCCTCGGTTTCCGAGCTGTCCGAGCCCTTCGAGATCAGCCAGCCCGCGATTACCAAGCATCTCAAGGTGCTGGAGCGTGCGGGCCTGATATCGCGCGGCAGGCAGGCGCAGTGGCGGCCCTGCAGGCTGGAGGTGCAGCCGCTGCGGGAAGCCACGGGCTGGATGGACCAATACCGGCAGTTCTGGGAGGAGAGCCTGGACCGGCTGGAAGACTATCTCATCGAACTGCAGGCAAAGGAGACCAGGCATGGCAAACGCAAATGA